One region of Gemmatimonadales bacterium genomic DNA includes:
- a CDS encoding nitronate monooxygenase — MAGSQGSALAVAVSNAGGLGSLPCAMLNVDAMRAELTAIRAGTTAPFNVNFFCHAQPEPDAERERAWRAVLAPYYAELGVDPDTVAAQPARLPFSAAVADALEEFRPPVVSFHFGLPAPDLIARVKAWGAKVLSSATTVEEAVWLEAHGVDAVIAQGVEAGGHRGIFLSEDLGSQVGTLALVPQVVRAVRIPVIAAGGIADAQGVAAVRALGAAGAQIGTAYLLCPEATTSAVHRAALGSESSRTTALTNLFTGRPARGIVNRLMQELGPINPAAPRFPLAAAAIAPLRAKAESMGRGDFSSLWAGQNTSGCKPIPAAALTRDLGTL; from the coding sequence ATGGCTGGATCACAGGGGTCGGCACTCGCTGTGGCCGTATCGAACGCCGGCGGGCTCGGGTCGCTGCCTTGCGCCATGCTGAACGTCGACGCCATGCGCGCTGAGCTGACGGCCATTCGGGCCGGGACGACAGCTCCGTTCAACGTCAACTTCTTCTGCCATGCCCAGCCGGAGCCGGATGCTGAGCGGGAACGAGCCTGGCGAGCAGTTCTGGCTCCCTACTACGCCGAGTTGGGGGTCGACCCGGACACGGTCGCCGCGCAGCCTGCGCGATTGCCTTTCAGCGCGGCGGTGGCGGACGCGCTCGAAGAGTTTCGCCCACCCGTCGTGAGCTTTCATTTCGGATTGCCCGCGCCTGACCTCATAGCACGGGTGAAGGCATGGGGCGCCAAGGTCTTGTCGTCCGCCACCACCGTCGAGGAAGCTGTCTGGCTCGAGGCGCACGGCGTCGATGCGGTAATTGCGCAGGGGGTCGAGGCCGGCGGACATCGCGGCATCTTCCTTTCCGAGGACCTCGGCAGCCAGGTCGGCACCTTGGCACTGGTTCCGCAGGTCGTGCGCGCGGTACGGATTCCGGTGATTGCCGCAGGAGGCATCGCCGATGCCCAGGGCGTAGCGGCAGTCCGGGCGCTCGGTGCTGCCGGTGCGCAGATTGGCACGGCCTACCTGCTTTGCCCCGAGGCGACGACGAGTGCGGTGCATCGGGCGGCACTCGGAAGCGAATCCTCCCGGACAACCGCGCTGACCAACTTGTTTACCGGTCGGCCGGCCAGGGGCATCGTCAATCGGCTGATGCAGGAACTGGGGCCGATCAATCCAGCAGCGCCACGCTTTCCGCTGGCGGCTGCCGCGATCGCTCCGCTGCGCGCAAAGGCAGAGAGTATGGGGCGGGGAGACTTCTCGTCGCTGTGGGCCGGGCAGAACACCAGCGGCTGCAAGCCGATTCCGGCCGCCGCTCTCACCCGGGATCTCGGAACGCTATGA
- the uvsE gene encoding UV DNA damage repair endonuclease UvsE — protein sequence MARKVRSNRAASSQLRLGLCCLFAEEPIKFRTTTATAMLRLSREDRLARLAELCRINADALMSALEFCASHGIGAFRINSQILPVKTHPTAGYAIEELPGAEAIVARYRECGQYARTHGLRLSFHPDQFVVLNSPTPRTLEQSLAELNYQAEIAEWVGADTINLHGGGAYGDKTSALIALRRNIERLPEQVRSRLTIENDDKVYTPADLLPVCADTGVPLVYDVHHHRCLADGLSVAEATERAQATWRREPLFHVSSPIEGWKGPKPARHHDYIDPADFPKEWLGWPLTVEVEAKAKELAVARLLAALAGR from the coding sequence ATGGCACGGAAGGTCCGATCCAATCGGGCGGCATCATCTCAGCTTCGCCTCGGCTTGTGCTGCTTGTTCGCAGAGGAGCCGATCAAGTTCAGGACAACGACCGCAACGGCAATGCTCCGGCTCTCGCGCGAGGATCGGCTGGCGCGATTGGCCGAGCTCTGTCGTATCAACGCGGATGCGCTGATGAGCGCGCTGGAGTTCTGCGCGAGCCACGGCATCGGCGCCTTTCGGATCAACAGTCAGATCCTGCCGGTCAAGACGCATCCGACCGCGGGCTACGCCATCGAAGAGCTGCCAGGTGCGGAGGCAATCGTCGCGCGGTATCGGGAGTGCGGCCAGTACGCTCGCACGCACGGCTTACGCCTCTCCTTTCATCCGGATCAGTTCGTCGTGCTCAATTCGCCGACGCCGCGCACGCTCGAACAGTCCCTGGCCGAGCTGAACTATCAGGCCGAGATCGCGGAATGGGTGGGCGCCGACACGATCAACCTGCATGGCGGCGGCGCGTATGGCGACAAGACCAGTGCGCTGATTGCACTGCGCCGCAACATCGAGCGTTTGCCGGAGCAGGTTCGGAGCCGCCTGACGATCGAGAACGACGACAAGGTGTACACGCCAGCCGACCTGCTGCCTGTCTGCGCCGATACTGGCGTGCCGCTGGTCTACGACGTACATCACCACCGCTGCCTGGCCGACGGGTTGAGCGTGGCCGAGGCGACCGAACGGGCTCAGGCAACCTGGCGGCGGGAGCCGCTGTTCCATGTCTCGAGTCCGATCGAGGGATGGAAAGGCCCCAAGCCAGCCCGGCATCACGACTACATCGACCCCGCCGACTTTCCCAAGGAGTGGCTCGGGTGGCCGCTGACTGTGGAAGTCGAGGCCAAGGCCAAGGAACTCGCGGTGGCTCGGCTGCTCGCTGCGCTGGCGGGACGGTAG
- a CDS encoding TetR/AcrR family transcriptional regulator C-terminal domain-containing protein — translation MAGRKKSAGSGGRGGTRKGKPSGGTLTHDDVMQASVAPDPALQRRSQLLWEDRSPATRGPKAAFAPEDVVRAAMDIADEEGLSAVTMQAVSARLGFTTMAVYRYFPNKEALYDAIVDAALGLPPAPGNPRGTWREEVSRWAHAKRAMLCSRPWLAELPFVAAPHGPNWLAWLEALAAAFAGTRLRPADLGQMISVVDGYTRGASDTSVSLARARARGISEQQWAAAVGADLGRAVGDPRFAQFAAILTTPSDGKPRTMEESFDFGLQRVLDGIEAYLRRAAS, via the coding sequence ATGGCGGGACGGAAGAAGTCGGCAGGATCAGGCGGGCGAGGTGGTACCAGGAAGGGGAAACCCTCCGGCGGCACCCTGACGCACGACGACGTGATGCAGGCGTCGGTGGCGCCCGACCCTGCCCTTCAGCGGCGGAGTCAGCTGCTCTGGGAGGATCGCTCCCCCGCAACGCGCGGCCCGAAAGCGGCGTTCGCACCGGAGGACGTGGTGCGGGCGGCGATGGACATCGCCGACGAGGAGGGCCTGAGCGCCGTAACGATGCAGGCCGTTTCCGCGCGGCTCGGCTTTACGACCATGGCCGTCTATCGCTACTTCCCCAATAAGGAAGCGCTGTACGACGCAATCGTGGACGCGGCGCTGGGACTGCCGCCCGCGCCCGGCAACCCCCGGGGCACTTGGCGAGAGGAGGTGTCGCGATGGGCGCACGCCAAGCGGGCGATGCTCTGCTCGAGGCCCTGGCTGGCGGAGTTGCCCTTCGTCGCAGCGCCGCATGGGCCGAACTGGTTGGCCTGGCTCGAGGCGCTGGCAGCGGCCTTCGCAGGCACGCGACTCCGGCCGGCCGACCTCGGTCAGATGATCAGCGTGGTCGACGGCTATACCCGCGGCGCCTCGGATACCTCAGTTTCCCTGGCGCGTGCCCGGGCGCGCGGCATTTCCGAGCAGCAGTGGGCGGCCGCGGTCGGTGCCGACCTGGGACGCGCCGTGGGCGACCCGCGCTTCGCACAGTTCGCGGCAATCCTGACGACGCCGTCCGACGGCAAGCCGCGAACGATGGAAGAATCGTTCGACTTCGGTCTGCAGCGGGTTCTCGACGGCATCGAGGCTTATCTTAGGCGGGCAGCGTCGTAG
- a CDS encoding DUF2306 domain-containing protein — protein sequence MPRTRRDWTIPAGLMALGLVPAVAGGARLAQLAGGNTAGTEAARFFAAPFPVTIHIVAAVVYSMLGALQFSPGLRRANPGWHRISGRILIPAAVLVAVTGIWMTLTYPSPPNDGTMVFVERLIFGSAMLISVVLGVDAIRRRRYAEHGAWMIRAYAIGLGAGTQVLTHLPWFLVSDLEPGPTPRAVMMGLGWVINLAVAERVIRQPASRSARAARDHSPGGGGWQGAGGEAPLGEPGSLASR from the coding sequence ATGCCACGGACGCGACGCGACTGGACCATCCCTGCCGGCCTGATGGCGCTGGGCCTCGTGCCCGCAGTCGCGGGGGGTGCGCGGCTGGCTCAGCTGGCTGGCGGAAACACCGCCGGCACGGAGGCGGCCCGCTTCTTTGCGGCCCCGTTTCCGGTGACGATCCACATCGTCGCGGCAGTCGTGTACAGCATGCTCGGCGCACTTCAGTTCTCACCGGGCCTTCGACGCGCGAACCCCGGCTGGCACCGCATCTCGGGTCGGATTCTGATTCCCGCCGCCGTCCTGGTCGCGGTCACGGGGATCTGGATGACGCTGACCTATCCATCGCCGCCGAATGACGGCACGATGGTCTTTGTGGAGCGGCTGATTTTCGGCTCTGCGATGCTGATATCCGTAGTACTCGGCGTCGATGCCATTCGCCGGCGCCGCTACGCTGAGCACGGGGCGTGGATGATCCGCGCCTATGCCATCGGTTTGGGAGCGGGTACGCAGGTGCTGACGCACCTGCCGTGGTTCCTGGTTTCGGATCTCGAGCCGGGACCGACGCCGCGGGCGGTGATGATGGGGCTGGGGTGGGTGATCAACCTGGCCGTGGCGGAGCGGGTCATCCGCCAACCGGCGTCCAGGTCTGCTCGGGCTGCTCGCGACCATTCGCCGGGTGGGGGTGGTTGGCAGGGAGCTGGTGGAGAGGCTCCGCTGGGTGAACCCGGCTCCCTGGCCAGCCGATGA
- a CDS encoding helix-turn-helix transcriptional regulator, which yields MTLLTGDVEMFLWDGGCAFVGNSAARTGLHSHQAIQLVYGTDAEIRLSPAHDGPWASYRLALVASHQPHIMDATDVSLGVTMFIEPETLEGRALSALCSPHGLTSLDPAPAAAALNELFERFLARRGDAAISESARRVVTLLTDGVEPTAVTSERIMRALAWINAHIREPITLDAVAAAVFLSPSRFRHLFMEQMGMGLRPWLLWRRFMRTWGMIMDGASISQAAHEAGFADAAHFTRTSNRMIGVAPSGFRVSRSPAALKKGPPPAAKP from the coding sequence GTGACCTTGCTGACCGGTGATGTCGAGATGTTCTTGTGGGACGGTGGCTGCGCCTTCGTTGGCAACAGCGCTGCACGCACCGGGCTGCACAGCCACCAGGCGATCCAGCTGGTGTATGGCACCGATGCCGAGATCCGCCTCAGCCCGGCCCACGACGGACCGTGGGCAAGCTACCGTCTGGCGCTGGTCGCCTCCCATCAGCCTCACATCATGGATGCCACTGATGTGTCGCTGGGTGTGACGATGTTCATCGAGCCCGAGACCCTGGAGGGGCGGGCGCTCAGTGCGCTCTGCTCGCCGCACGGCCTCACCTCGCTCGACCCCGCACCTGCCGCTGCTGCCCTGAACGAGTTGTTTGAGCGATTCCTCGCGCGGCGGGGTGACGCTGCCATCAGTGAGTCGGCGCGCCGTGTCGTAACGCTCCTGACGGATGGAGTCGAGCCGACCGCGGTGACCAGCGAGCGGATCATGCGGGCCCTGGCGTGGATCAATGCCCACATCCGAGAACCAATCACCCTCGATGCGGTGGCGGCGGCGGTCTTCCTCTCGCCCAGCCGTTTTCGCCATCTCTTCATGGAGCAGATGGGCATGGGGCTTCGACCCTGGCTTTTGTGGCGCCGGTTTATGCGGACCTGGGGGATGATCATGGACGGTGCAAGCATCTCGCAGGCAGCTCATGAGGCGGGGTTTGCGGATGCGGCCCATTTCACCCGGACATCCAACCGCATGATTGGTGTAGCGCCGTCGGGGTTCCGTGTCTCGCGGTCTCCCGCAGCGCTAAAGAAGGGACCGCCCCCGGCGGCGAAGCCATAA